A genome region from Maylandia zebra isolate NMK-2024a linkage group LG6, Mzebra_GT3a, whole genome shotgun sequence includes the following:
- the mchr1a gene encoding melanin-concentrating hormone receptor 1, with product MDFFNNTNFSIDGSDSTTAEDGALHCGAILPVIFGIICFLGIIGNCIVMYTIMKKTKCRAKQTVPDIFILNLSIVDLLFLLGMPFLIHQLLGNGTWHFGAAMCTVITALDSNSQIVSTYILTAMTFDRYLATVHPIRFNYVRTPCVAVLVIGLVWVLSLLTIIPVWMYAGLMPLPDGLVACALLLPDPVTDTYWFTLYQFFLAFAIPLVIICRVFFKILQHMSTSVAPLPPRSLRVRTRKVTRMAVAICLAFFICWAPFYILQLVHLGVQKPSIAFSYAYNIAISMGYANSCINPFLYIMLSETFKRQFLRAVRPAHRKFRVVNPSTTDGGSVSVRMVPEQAQQEPACREMIPSNVAPE from the exons ATGGATTTTTTTAACAATACAAATTTTTCAATCGATGGCAGCGATTCAACAACAG CTGAAGATGGTGCTCTTCACTGTGGTGCCATCCTACCTGTCATCTTTGGCATTATCTGCTTTCTGGGCATCATTGGGAACTGTATTGTCATGTACACCATTATGAAGAAGACCAAGTGTCGAGCCAAGCAAACAGTTCCAGACATCTTTATCTTAAATCTGTCAATTGTTGATCTTCTGTTTCTCCTCGGGATGCCATTTCTCATTCACCAGTTGCTGGGCAACGGTACCTGGCACTTTGGAGCCGCGATGTGTACGGTCATCACTGCGCTCGATTCCAACAGCCAGATTGTCAGTACTTATATCCTCACTGCAATGACCTTTGACCGCTATTTAGCTACTGTGCATCCCATTCGCTTCAACTATGTCCGCACGCCTTGTGTGGCTGTGTTGGTCATTGGGCTGGTGTGGGTTTTGTCCTTACTCACCATTATCCCTGTGTGGATGTATGCCGGCCTGATGCCTCTCCCAGATGGGCTAGTGGCCTGTGCTCTGCTTCTGCCTGATCCAGTTACAGATACATACTGGTTTACACTTTACCAGTTTTTCTTGGCCTTTGCGATACCCTTAGTCATTATCTGTCGGGTATTCTTCAAGATCCTCCAACACATGTCCACAAGTGTGGCGCCTCTGCCTCCACGGAGTTTGAGAGTGCGCACCAGGAAGGTGACCCGGATGGCAGTGGCCATCTGCCTCGCTTTCTTTATCTGCTGGGCTCCTTTCTATATCCTCCAACTGGTGCACCTGGGGGTGCAGAAGCCGAGCATAGCGTTCTCCTATGCCTATAATATTGCAATTAGCATGGGCTATGCTAACAGCTGCATTAACCCATTTCTCTATATCATGCTAAGTGAGACCTTTAAGAGGCAGTTTCTTAGAGCTGTACGGCCAGCTCATCGGAAGTTCCGCGTGGTGAACCCGAGCACCACAGATGGTGGCAGTGTCAGTGTGAGGATGGTACCTGAACAGGCTCAGCAGGAGCCAGCCTGCAGGGAGATGATACCATCCAACGTGGCTCCAGAATGA